CAATTTAAAATCTAAGGAAATACCTAAAGACTATAGACGTATATTTTTGAGTTTTATAAAAAAAACACTGGAAAGCTATGATAAAAGTGTATTTGAAGAGTATTTTAAAAATAAAGATCCTATATTAAAAGATTATACATTTTCAGTGTATTTTGGGAAATGTAGATTTGAAGAAACAATTAAGATTGAAAATGATAACATATCAATGTTTTTTTCAACTCATTCATACAAAACCGGTTTGTACTTTTATAATGCGTTCATGAGTATGAAATTTATAGAATTTTCGATAAAAAATAATGTTTTGAAATTAAATAACATTATTAAATTGCCTGAAAAAAATGTATATAAAAATGAAATAACAATAAAAACATTATCTCCAATTCTTATTAGAGAACACAATAAAGAAGAAGATAAATATTATTATTTTGATGAGAGAAATGCTATAGATATACTAAAAAATAACATTAACTATCAATATAATAAATTGTTTAAATGTGAAAATGATGA
The Marinitoga sp. 38H-ov DNA segment above includes these coding regions:
- the cas6 gene encoding CRISPR-associated endoribonuclease Cas6; protein product: MKLKLIFNLKSKEIPKDYRRIFLSFIKKTLESYDKSVFEEYFKNKDPILKDYTFSVYFGKCRFEETIKIENDNISMFFSTHSYKTGLYFYNAFMSMKFIEFSIKNNVLKLNNIIKLPEKNVYKNEITIKTLSPILIREHNKEEDKYYYFDERNAIDILKNNINYQYNKLFKCENDELDIKVLDFKKTTVLNYNKKLKSNLGIIKISGDKKMLDFIYKSGIGSKRSLGFGMVDII